One region of Mycolicibacterium rhodesiae NBB3 genomic DNA includes:
- a CDS encoding PHP domain-containing protein, whose product MDPVLALRQIAYYKDRAREDPRRVMAYRNAADVVERLSDAERERHGAANSWQALSGVGPKTAKVIAQAWSGREPDVLVELRSSAEDLGGGDIRSALRGDLHVHSNWSDGSAPIEEMMLAAKELGHEYCALTDHSPRLRIANGLSPERLREQLDVIDEIRDMVAPMRILTGIEVDILDDGSLDQEDELLERLDIVVASVHSKLAMDGPSMTRRMLNAIANPHTDVLGHCTGRLVTGGRGMRPESKFDAEKVFTACRDNGTAVEINSRPERRDPPTRLLNLALEIGCVFTIDTDSHAPGQLEFLGYGAQRALDAEVPVERIVNTWPADKLLEWTG is encoded by the coding sequence ATGGATCCGGTTCTCGCCCTGCGCCAGATTGCGTACTACAAGGATCGGGCGCGCGAAGATCCCCGCCGGGTGATGGCCTACCGGAACGCGGCCGACGTCGTCGAGCGCCTCTCGGATGCCGAGCGGGAGCGGCACGGCGCGGCCAACAGCTGGCAGGCACTGTCCGGAGTCGGGCCTAAGACCGCCAAGGTCATTGCGCAGGCATGGTCGGGTCGAGAACCCGACGTGCTGGTCGAATTGCGTTCGAGCGCTGAAGACCTCGGCGGCGGCGACATCCGCTCGGCTTTGCGCGGCGATCTGCATGTGCACTCCAACTGGTCCGACGGTTCGGCGCCGATCGAGGAGATGATGCTGGCGGCAAAGGAATTGGGCCACGAATACTGCGCGTTGACGGATCATTCGCCGCGGTTGCGGATCGCCAATGGGCTCTCGCCCGAGCGGCTGCGCGAGCAACTCGATGTGATCGACGAAATCCGCGACATGGTCGCGCCGATGCGCATCCTCACCGGTATCGAGGTCGACATTCTCGACGACGGTTCGCTCGATCAGGAGGACGAACTGCTCGAGCGTCTCGATATCGTCGTGGCGAGCGTGCACTCGAAGCTCGCGATGGATGGGCCGTCCATGACCCGCCGCATGCTGAACGCAATTGCCAACCCGCACACCGATGTGCTCGGGCACTGCACCGGTCGGTTGGTCACCGGTGGCCGAGGTATGCGGCCTGAATCGAAGTTCGACGCCGAAAAGGTGTTCACCGCGTGCCGCGACAACGGCACTGCCGTCGAGATCAACTCACGGCCGGAGCGGCGAGATCCGCCGACGCGGCTGCTGAACCTCGCACTGGAGATCGGCTGCGTGTTCACCATCGACACCGACTCCCACGCACCAGGTCAACTCGAGTTCCTCGGCTACGGTGCCCAGCGCGCGCTCGACGCGGAGGTGCCCGTCGAACGGATCGTGAACACCTGGCCGGCGGACAAGCTGTTGGAGTGGACGGGCTGA
- a CDS encoding YiaA/YiaB family inner membrane protein — protein MTTLNSPSKNTAAFFLQAGIAFGVSLLGALGGILFLPLDLWQRLFLAMTVLFLVTSSFTLAKVIRDQEEAATIRVRLDEARMEKLLAEHNPFTTSS, from the coding sequence ATGACCACATTGAATTCGCCGTCGAAGAACACCGCCGCGTTCTTTCTGCAGGCCGGCATCGCCTTCGGCGTGAGCCTGTTGGGCGCGCTGGGCGGAATACTGTTCCTGCCACTCGACCTCTGGCAACGGCTGTTTCTGGCCATGACCGTGCTGTTCTTGGTGACGAGCTCGTTCACCCTGGCCAAGGTGATCCGAGACCAGGAGGAAGCCGCGACCATCCGTGTCCGGCTCGACGAGGCGCGGATGGAAAAGCTACTCGCTGAGCACAATCCGTTCACGACATCGAGCTGA
- the dinB gene encoding DNA polymerase IV: MSRVGRTAQSAASVGSAAQPPGILHADLDSFYASVEQRDDPELRGRPVIVGGGVVLAASYEAKAFGVRTAMGGRQARALCPHAIVVPPRMSAYSEASRAVFEVFDDTSPIVEPLSVDEAFLDVSGLGRVSGTPVEIATQLRSAVRERVGLPITVGIARTKFLAKVASQEAKPDGLLLVPPDRELAFLHPLPVRRLWGVGAKTAEKLHAHGIETVADVAELSEGTLGSLVGGAMGYRLFALSRNIDRRRVVTGVRRRSVGAQRALGRRGNTMSAAEVDAVVINLVDRITRRMRKAGRTGRTVVLRLRFDDFGRATRSHTMPRATASTDMILDTARSLVAAAAPLIAERGLTLVGFSVSNIDREGSQQLELPFPPAPTHDLIALDDAVDEVRKRYGNVAVTRAVLLGRDPGLEMPLLPD; this comes from the coding sequence GTGTCTCGGGTTGGACGGACGGCCCAGTCGGCCGCTTCTGTTGGATCGGCGGCTCAGCCGCCGGGCATCCTGCACGCTGATCTCGATTCGTTCTACGCGTCGGTCGAACAACGTGACGACCCCGAACTGCGCGGACGGCCGGTGATCGTCGGTGGCGGTGTCGTGCTCGCCGCCAGTTACGAGGCCAAGGCGTTCGGTGTGCGGACCGCAATGGGCGGCCGCCAAGCCCGCGCGCTGTGTCCACACGCGATCGTCGTGCCGCCGCGGATGTCGGCGTACTCCGAGGCCAGTCGCGCGGTCTTCGAGGTCTTCGACGACACCTCGCCGATCGTCGAGCCGCTCAGCGTGGACGAGGCGTTCTTGGACGTCTCCGGACTGGGGCGGGTGTCCGGCACACCGGTCGAGATCGCGACGCAGCTGCGGTCGGCGGTCCGTGAGCGGGTCGGGCTGCCGATCACCGTGGGCATCGCAAGAACAAAGTTCTTGGCCAAGGTCGCGAGCCAGGAGGCCAAACCCGACGGACTGCTACTGGTCCCGCCCGATCGCGAACTCGCCTTCCTCCATCCGCTGCCGGTGCGACGGTTGTGGGGTGTCGGCGCCAAGACTGCCGAGAAGCTGCACGCGCACGGCATCGAGACCGTGGCCGACGTTGCCGAACTCTCCGAGGGCACGCTCGGGTCGCTCGTCGGCGGCGCGATGGGTTATCGGTTGTTTGCGCTGTCCCGCAACATCGATCGACGGCGGGTGGTGACGGGTGTGCGCCGCCGCTCGGTTGGTGCTCAGCGGGCACTGGGACGACGCGGCAACACGATGTCGGCCGCGGAGGTCGACGCCGTCGTCATCAACCTGGTCGACCGCATCACCCGCCGCATGCGCAAGGCCGGCCGCACCGGCCGAACTGTGGTGCTGCGGTTGCGGTTCGACGATTTCGGTCGTGCCACGCGTTCTCACACGATGCCGCGCGCGACGGCGTCGACCGACATGATCCTCGACACGGCGCGCTCGCTCGTCGCGGCGGCCGCCCCGCTCATCGCTGAACGCGGCCTGACCCTCGTCGGCTTCTCGGTGTCCAACATCGATCGAGAGGGCTCACAACAATTGGAGCTTCCGTTCCCGCCCGCGCCCACCCACGACCTGATCGCGCTGGACGACGCGGTCGATGAGGTGCGTAAACGGTACGGGAACGTGGCCGTCACGCGCGCGGTACTGCTCGGGCGCGATCCCGGGCTCGAGATGCCTCTGCTGCCGGACTGA
- a CDS encoding TetR/AcrR family transcriptional regulator — translation MTTVSQPRAARGRRSTRPSGDDREQAILSTLEKLLELRPLAEISVDDLAKGAGLSRPTFYFYFPSKDAVLLTLMSRIIAEADGRADEALGPMDTGIGPAGAWRAINALFESFGSHRSVMLAGWTARPTNAEMQTMWSQFMQKWIDYTADSIQAERDRGAAPETVPARDLAIALNLMNERTMIAAYADEKDSIAHGQIVNTLAHIWVTSIYAKAPE, via the coding sequence GTGACCACCGTCAGCCAGCCCCGTGCCGCCCGCGGCCGCCGGTCGACTCGCCCGTCGGGCGACGATCGTGAGCAGGCCATACTCTCGACTTTGGAGAAACTTCTCGAACTGCGACCGCTGGCCGAGATCTCGGTGGACGACCTGGCCAAGGGCGCGGGTCTGTCCCGCCCGACGTTCTACTTCTACTTCCCATCGAAGGACGCGGTACTGCTGACGCTGATGAGCCGCATCATCGCCGAAGCCGACGGCCGCGCCGACGAAGCGCTCGGTCCCATGGACACCGGCATCGGCCCGGCAGGCGCCTGGCGGGCCATCAACGCCCTGTTCGAGTCGTTCGGCTCACACCGCTCGGTCATGCTCGCTGGATGGACCGCGCGGCCGACGAATGCCGAGATGCAGACGATGTGGTCGCAATTCATGCAGAAGTGGATCGACTACACCGCTGACTCGATCCAGGCAGAGCGCGACCGCGGCGCCGCGCCCGAGACCGTCCCTGCCAGGGACCTCGCGATCGCCCTGAACCTGATGAACGAGCGCACGATGATCGCGGCTTACGCGGATGAGAAGGACTCGATCGCCCACGGCCAGATCGTGAACACGCTTGCGCACATCTGGGTGACGAGCATCTACGCCAAAGCGCCCGAATAG
- a CDS encoding flavin-containing monooxygenase produces MSEHLDVVIVGAGISGISAAWHLQDRCPTKSYAILERRENLGGTWDLFKYPGIRSDSDMFTLGFRFKPWTSEKAIADGPSIMAYLKDTVAEYGIDKHIRYSHKVLAANWSDEDNLWKLRVERDGEEIEMTSSFLFAASGYYNYDEGYTPEFPGSEDFAGTIIHPQHWPEDLDYSGKRIVVIGSGATAVTLIPALADSGAGHVTMLQRSPTYIGALPDVDPFTVRTNKVLPEKPAYVLNRWKSILFQSAQYRISRRFPQFMRKTLMTMAQRRLPQGYDVEKHFGPRYNPWDERLCLAPNGDLFKTIRDGKADVVTDTIERFTATGIKLTSGQELPADIIVTATGLNLQLFGGAAIERNGVPINLNDTMAFKGMMLTHMPNMAFTIGYTNASWTLKADLVSEFFCRVLNYMDEKGYATVEPQHPGNKVDERPLMDFTPGYVLRALDYLPKAGHVAPWRLKQNYLLDIGLIRRGKVDDEALHFTKSPARVGASA; encoded by the coding sequence ATGAGCGAACACCTTGATGTCGTCATCGTCGGCGCCGGTATCTCCGGCATCAGCGCGGCCTGGCACCTACAGGACCGCTGCCCGACCAAGAGCTACGCGATCCTGGAGCGCCGCGAGAACCTCGGCGGCACGTGGGATCTGTTCAAGTACCCCGGCATCCGGTCGGACTCCGACATGTTCACCCTCGGGTTCAGGTTCAAGCCGTGGACGTCAGAGAAGGCGATTGCGGACGGGCCGTCGATCATGGCCTATCTCAAGGACACGGTCGCCGAGTACGGCATCGACAAGCACATCCGCTACAGCCACAAGGTGCTCGCGGCCAACTGGTCCGACGAGGACAATCTGTGGAAACTGCGCGTCGAGCGCGATGGTGAAGAGATCGAGATGACGTCGTCGTTCCTGTTCGCGGCCAGCGGTTACTACAACTACGACGAGGGCTACACCCCCGAGTTCCCTGGCTCCGAAGACTTCGCAGGCACGATCATCCATCCGCAGCACTGGCCGGAGGATCTCGACTACTCGGGCAAGAGGATCGTGGTGATCGGCAGTGGCGCCACGGCGGTGACTCTCATTCCCGCGCTGGCTGATTCGGGTGCTGGACACGTGACGATGCTGCAGCGTTCACCGACCTACATCGGCGCGCTGCCCGATGTCGATCCGTTCACCGTGCGGACGAACAAGGTGCTTCCGGAGAAGCCCGCCTATGTGCTCAACCGGTGGAAGAGCATCCTGTTCCAGTCCGCGCAGTACCGGATCAGCCGGCGTTTCCCGCAGTTCATGCGTAAGACGTTGATGACGATGGCGCAGCGACGGCTGCCCCAAGGTTACGACGTCGAGAAGCACTTCGGCCCGAGGTACAACCCGTGGGATGAGCGGTTGTGCCTCGCGCCCAACGGCGACCTCTTCAAGACCATTCGAGACGGCAAGGCCGACGTGGTCACCGACACCATCGAGCGGTTCACCGCGACCGGAATCAAGCTGACCTCTGGTCAGGAGTTGCCGGCCGACATCATCGTCACCGCAACGGGTTTGAACCTGCAGCTGTTCGGTGGTGCGGCGATCGAGCGCAACGGTGTGCCGATCAACCTGAACGACACCATGGCGTTCAAGGGCATGATGTTGACGCACATGCCCAACATGGCCTTCACCATCGGCTACACGAATGCGTCGTGGACGTTGAAGGCCGATCTGGTCTCAGAGTTCTTCTGCCGTGTACTCAACTACATGGACGAAAAGGGTTACGCCACTGTCGAACCGCAGCATCCCGGCAACAAGGTCGATGAGCGTCCGCTGATGGACTTCACGCCAGGCTATGTGCTGCGCGCGCTGGACTATCTGCCGAAGGCGGGACATGTCGCGCCGTGGCGACTCAAGCAGAACTACTTGCTGGACATCGGGTTGATCCGGCGTGGCAAGGTGGACGACGAGGCGCTGCACTTCACCAAATCGCCCGCGCGCGTGGGCGCTTCGGCCTAG
- the rraA gene encoding ribonuclease E activity regulator RraA: protein MTIEPRPTADLVDDIGPDVRSCDLQLRQFGGRSQFAGPITTVKCFEDNALLKSVLSEPGNGGVLVIDGGGSLHAALVGDVIAGLGVDNGWVGLIINGAVRDSSTLRTLDIGVKALGTNPRKSTKSGEGLRDAAVEFGGVVFVPGHIVHSDDDGIVVVAGS, encoded by the coding sequence GTGACCATCGAGCCCCGTCCCACCGCTGATCTCGTCGACGACATCGGCCCCGATGTCCGCAGCTGCGATCTCCAACTGCGCCAGTTCGGTGGACGGTCGCAGTTCGCCGGACCGATTACGACTGTGAAGTGCTTCGAGGACAACGCGCTACTGAAATCCGTGCTGTCAGAGCCCGGTAACGGCGGCGTGCTGGTGATCGACGGCGGCGGATCGCTGCACGCGGCGCTCGTCGGTGACGTCATCGCCGGCTTGGGCGTCGACAACGGCTGGGTCGGCCTGATCATCAACGGCGCGGTACGCGACTCATCGACGCTGCGCACTCTCGACATCGGCGTCAAGGCGCTCGGCACCAATCCGCGCAAGAGCACGAAATCCGGTGAAGGCCTGCGCGATGCCGCCGTCGAATTCGGTGGCGTGGTGTTTGTACCTGGCCACATCGTCCACAGCGACGACGACGGCATCGTCGTCGTCGCCGGGAGCTGA
- a CDS encoding MerR family transcriptional regulator, with translation MDAKTVGAVAALTAVSVRTLHHYDHIGLVVPSVRTTAGYRGYTDADIERLHLVLVYRSVGLALEDIRTLLDGEGTDVLQHLQRQHRLLLERADHLQHTIKAVEELMSAHRSGIQLTAEEQIEIFRTTEFGGQYADEAEQRWGDTDAWRQSRERVSRLRKQDWIDIKAEGDALLQALAEAKRDGVQPGSPVADELVARHRAAVGRFYDFGSEMHRNLVEMYVADERFTRYYDDVEPGLAQFVHDIVIASINE, from the coding sequence ATGGACGCCAAGACCGTCGGCGCGGTAGCCGCCCTCACGGCTGTGTCGGTGCGCACGCTGCACCACTACGACCACATCGGTTTGGTCGTGCCCAGTGTCCGGACGACGGCGGGATACCGCGGCTACACCGATGCCGACATCGAACGGCTGCACCTGGTTTTGGTGTATCGCTCGGTCGGGCTCGCTCTCGAAGACATCCGCACGCTGCTGGACGGCGAGGGCACCGATGTGCTCCAGCATCTACAGCGCCAGCACCGGCTGCTGCTGGAGCGGGCCGATCACCTACAACACACCATCAAGGCAGTGGAGGAACTGATGAGCGCACACCGCAGCGGTATTCAGCTGACCGCGGAGGAACAGATCGAGATCTTCCGCACCACCGAGTTCGGCGGGCAGTACGCCGATGAGGCGGAGCAGCGCTGGGGCGACACCGACGCATGGAGGCAGTCCCGCGAGCGGGTTTCGCGCTTGCGCAAGCAGGACTGGATCGACATCAAGGCAGAAGGCGATGCACTGCTGCAGGCACTGGCCGAGGCCAAGCGTGACGGGGTTCAGCCCGGTTCCCCCGTCGCCGACGAGTTGGTCGCCCGGCATCGCGCGGCGGTCGGGCGGTTCTATGACTTCGGTTCCGAGATGCACCGCAACCTCGTGGAGATGTATGTCGCCGATGAGCGCTTCACGCGCTACTACGACGACGTCGAGCCGGGCTTGGCACAGTTCGTCCACGACATCGTGATCGCTAGCATCAACGAGTGA
- a CDS encoding copper resistance D family protein, whose product MGGAASHVTRRAALAGGALVVALASIAAWALAYPQSSLTVTLIRAVADCAVVICLGLAVVPMLDDDRYRKELMGRGTAPLSAAGAVWLVSELGRLIVAAAQAAAVPVTGLGVQTTLDFALHTAVGRAGTLDIAAAAVLCTVTIAAPRTAPLNLVVAGLAAVGLVARLITGHFFDSALGGLALAVHSLAAGLWCGALAGLVLTVDHRGQWARVLPRFSQLSLWCVLALLIGGTVGAVDALESPAELYTTGYGRLLAAKIAVAAVLVLLGWRNRTIWLPAAQAHRTTAVVSRSRSLVELAVMAVALAFAAGLAVTG is encoded by the coding sequence GTGGGCGGCGCGGCGTCGCACGTGACCCGTCGCGCAGCGCTGGCCGGTGGAGCGCTGGTGGTGGCGCTCGCAAGCATCGCGGCGTGGGCACTGGCGTACCCGCAGAGTTCGCTGACGGTGACGCTGATCCGTGCGGTCGCCGACTGCGCGGTGGTCATCTGCCTCGGCCTGGCTGTCGTGCCGATGCTCGACGACGACAGATACCGCAAAGAATTGATGGGGCGCGGCACCGCGCCGCTGTCGGCCGCCGGCGCCGTCTGGCTGGTGTCCGAGCTGGGCCGGTTGATCGTGGCGGCGGCTCAGGCTGCCGCGGTCCCTGTCACCGGGCTGGGCGTCCAGACAACACTGGATTTCGCCCTGCACACCGCAGTGGGACGTGCGGGCACACTCGACATCGCCGCGGCGGCGGTGCTGTGCACAGTCACCATCGCGGCGCCGCGGACGGCGCCGCTCAACCTTGTCGTTGCGGGCCTGGCAGCGGTCGGTCTGGTGGCGCGGCTGATCACCGGGCACTTCTTCGACAGTGCGCTCGGCGGCCTGGCACTGGCCGTGCACAGTCTGGCGGCGGGGCTGTGGTGTGGTGCGCTGGCAGGACTCGTGCTGACGGTCGACCACCGGGGTCAATGGGCGCGGGTGCTGCCGCGGTTCTCGCAACTGTCGCTGTGGTGTGTGCTGGCGCTTCTGATCGGCGGCACCGTGGGAGCGGTGGACGCGCTCGAATCACCGGCCGAGTTGTACACCACCGGCTACGGCCGACTGCTGGCGGCGAAGATCGCGGTGGCGGCGGTGCTGGTCCTGCTGGGCTGGCGAAATCGGACGATCTGGCTGCCCGCCGCGCAGGCGCACCGTACGACGGCCGTGGTGTCGCGGTCCCGGTCGCTTGTCGAATTGGCGGTGATGGCTGTGGCCCTGGCGTTTGCGGCTGGACTGGCTGTCACCGGGTAG
- a CDS encoding copper resistance CopC family protein — MKSFVAIAVLTLGFVTGTLGNAGVAAAHAARIASDPNENASLTEPPPRVSAMFNEAMQPQFAAMTVVGPDGNLWSTGEPWVDGAVISVGVRPLGPAGTYTVNYRATSADGHVVAGSWSFQLTVAGPGASGPAAAGSGPPAADAAENSDEPSDIPVWPFFLGAVVIIGAGVLWAARRRT; from the coding sequence ATGAAATCTTTTGTCGCCATTGCGGTTCTGACGTTGGGGTTCGTGACGGGCACGCTCGGGAACGCGGGCGTCGCAGCGGCGCATGCTGCCCGCATCGCCTCCGATCCGAACGAGAATGCGTCGCTGACGGAACCGCCGCCGAGGGTCAGCGCGATGTTCAACGAGGCAATGCAACCCCAATTCGCGGCGATGACCGTGGTGGGCCCCGACGGCAACCTGTGGTCCACCGGGGAACCGTGGGTCGACGGCGCAGTCATCAGCGTCGGGGTGCGGCCCCTAGGTCCGGCCGGCACCTACACGGTGAATTACCGTGCGACGTCGGCCGACGGTCATGTCGTCGCGGGATCATGGTCCTTCCAGCTGACGGTCGCGGGCCCTGGAGCGTCCGGGCCCGCTGCTGCCGGGTCAGGCCCGCCGGCGGCTGATGCGGCGGAGAATTCCGACGAGCCCAGTGACATCCCGGTATGGCCCTTCTTCCTCGGCGCCGTGGTGATCATCGGCGCCGGAGTCCTGTGGGCGGCGCGGCGTCGCACGTGA
- a CDS encoding YcnI family copper-binding membrane protein, whose product MRFTLGAPSRALIAVAGSTASIGLLTAASASAHVRVESDNPTPGQTAVVTFRVPGESETGALTTQLKVDLPNVTSARTEVMPGWTARLDKAAAAGTVSAVTWTAAPGAGISPDQFALFRVSLKLPEGDGVTFPATQTYSDGTVVQWDQPALPDGGEPEYPAPVLTLSGATTAADEHSAPVAQAQATDNSARWLAGAALIVAAVAVVGALQSRRRS is encoded by the coding sequence ATGAGATTCACTCTTGGGGCGCCGTCGCGCGCCCTGATCGCCGTCGCTGGTTCGACGGCGTCCATCGGGCTGCTGACCGCGGCGTCCGCGTCGGCCCACGTCCGGGTGGAGTCCGACAATCCCACGCCGGGGCAGACCGCCGTCGTCACCTTCAGGGTCCCGGGGGAGTCTGAAACCGGTGCGCTGACAACGCAATTGAAGGTCGACCTGCCAAACGTCACGTCAGCGCGCACCGAAGTCATGCCGGGCTGGACCGCTCGCCTCGACAAGGCTGCCGCGGCGGGCACCGTCTCCGCTGTCACCTGGACCGCCGCACCTGGCGCCGGTATCTCACCCGACCAGTTCGCGTTGTTCCGGGTATCGCTGAAACTTCCCGAGGGTGACGGTGTCACCTTTCCCGCGACCCAGACGTATTCAGATGGGACGGTGGTGCAATGGGATCAACCGGCACTACCCGACGGCGGCGAGCCCGAATATCCCGCCCCCGTCCTGACTCTCAGCGGAGCGACGACCGCCGCGGACGAGCATTCCGCCCCGGTCGCACAGGCACAGGCGACGGACAACTCGGCTCGCTGGCTGGCTGGCGCCGCGTTGATCGTCGCCGCCGTCGCGGTGGTCGGCGCGCTGCAGTCTCGGCGGCGATCATGA
- a CDS encoding DUF6474 family protein, producing the protein MSLFKRKTRATRKAEARAIKAKAKLEAKLSAKNETRRIKAQARAETNALKAQLRAQRESDRAALKVADLQLKAAREGKLFSPTRIRRLLTVTRLLAPVAVPLVYRASIAARGIVDERRAARLGVPLSQLGQFSGHGAQLSARIAGAEHSLRLVAEKKPKDAETKQFVAAITERLTDLSAAVAAAENMPVPQRRSAHDAIAKQLDGIDADLMARLGLV; encoded by the coding sequence ATGAGCCTGTTCAAGCGCAAAACCCGTGCCACCCGAAAGGCGGAGGCCCGCGCCATCAAGGCGAAGGCGAAACTCGAGGCCAAACTCTCGGCCAAGAACGAGACCCGTCGTATCAAGGCTCAGGCGCGGGCCGAGACAAATGCGCTCAAGGCGCAGCTGCGGGCGCAGCGCGAGAGTGACCGTGCCGCCCTCAAGGTCGCGGATCTACAGCTGAAAGCCGCGCGTGAGGGCAAGCTGTTCTCCCCCACCAGGATTCGCCGACTGCTCACAGTGACGCGGCTGCTCGCGCCGGTCGCCGTGCCGTTGGTGTACCGCGCTTCGATCGCGGCACGCGGCATCGTCGACGAGCGACGGGCAGCCCGGTTGGGTGTTCCACTGAGCCAGTTGGGTCAGTTCTCCGGCCACGGCGCACAGCTGTCGGCACGGATCGCGGGTGCCGAGCACTCGCTGCGACTGGTTGCCGAGAAGAAACCCAAGGATGCCGAGACCAAGCAGTTCGTCGCGGCCATCACCGAACGCCTCACCGATCTGTCGGCCGCCGTCGCCGCGGCCGAGAACATGCCGGTGCCGCAGCGCCGTTCGGCCCACGACGCCATCGCCAAGCAGCTGGACGGTATCGACGCCGACTTGATGGCCCGGCTCGGCCTGGTCTGA
- a CDS encoding ImmA/IrrE family metallo-endopeptidase, translating to MPASRSVTRAVGAVLDLAPRRGEVSLTRLVDAVSEDRGRPIELTTADLPPGVCGQWRQYVDRDVFLIQKGLPAWDRTLAHELGHLVLGHEGIPVVDAALENTEMASSDLISYMLNQRTGCMGPNGEDLEQEAEDFAALLLYRLGRLPSDRASIVQVRLGEAFG from the coding sequence ATGCCTGCCAGCCGCAGTGTCACCCGCGCTGTGGGCGCGGTCCTCGACCTCGCGCCGCGACGCGGAGAGGTGTCGCTCACCAGGCTCGTCGACGCCGTCAGCGAGGATCGAGGTCGTCCTATCGAGCTGACGACGGCCGATCTGCCGCCCGGGGTGTGCGGGCAGTGGCGTCAGTACGTCGACCGGGATGTGTTCCTGATCCAGAAGGGCCTGCCCGCCTGGGACCGCACGCTCGCGCATGAACTCGGACACCTGGTGCTCGGGCACGAGGGGATACCGGTTGTGGATGCCGCCCTCGAGAACACCGAGATGGCCAGCTCTGACCTGATCAGCTACATGCTGAACCAGCGCACCGGCTGCATGGGACCCAACGGTGAGGATCTGGAGCAGGAGGCCGAGGATTTCGCGGCACTGCTGCTCTACCGGCTCGGGCGCCTCCCGTCCGATCGCGCCTCCATCGTTCAGGTCAGGCTCGGAGAGGCGTTTGGTTGA
- a CDS encoding secretion protein EspR, with the protein MSKTFAARLNRLFDTVYPPGRGPHTSAEVIAALKSEGVTMSAPYLSQLRSGNRTNPSAATMAALANFFRIKPAYFTDDEYYEKLDKELTWLANMRDEGVRRIAARTVGLSVEAQQDIVQKVDELRRREQLDD; encoded by the coding sequence ATGAGCAAGACATTCGCCGCCCGTCTCAACAGGCTGTTCGACACGGTTTACCCGCCCGGTCGCGGTCCGCACACGTCGGCCGAAGTGATCGCCGCACTCAAGTCCGAGGGCGTGACCATGTCCGCTCCGTACCTGTCACAGCTGCGCTCCGGCAACCGCACCAATCCCTCCGCAGCGACCATGGCTGCACTTGCCAACTTCTTCCGTATCAAGCCGGCGTACTTCACCGACGACGAGTACTACGAGAAGCTCGACAAGGAACTGACCTGGCTCGCGAATATGCGGGACGAGGGCGTCCGTCGCATTGCGGCACGCACGGTCGGCTTGTCCGTCGAGGCCCAGCAGGACATCGTGCAAAAGGTCGACGAGCTGCGTCGCCGGGAGCAATTGGACGATTAG
- a CDS encoding TMEM165/GDT1 family protein, protein MFSAILLSLAVVFVAELGDKSQLITMTYALRHRWWVVLSGVAIAATLVHGLSVAIGHFLGVTLPERPIAFAGAIAFLLFAVWTWREGRDSGDDDVQVSEPRFVVFAIVSSFVLAELGDKTMLATVTLASDHNWAGVWIGATAGMVLADGVAIAAGALLHKRLPARFLHSLASVLFLVFGLWLLFDGALGLRWAAVAAVGAVLIGAATVAVLRRNRERSSDPEPASALETPGQSAR, encoded by the coding sequence ATGTTCAGTGCCATTCTCCTCAGCCTCGCCGTCGTGTTCGTCGCCGAACTCGGCGACAAGTCGCAGCTGATCACCATGACGTATGCGCTGCGGCATCGATGGTGGGTCGTGCTGTCGGGTGTGGCGATCGCCGCCACGCTCGTGCACGGCCTGTCGGTGGCCATCGGCCACTTCCTCGGTGTGACGCTGCCCGAGCGGCCGATCGCGTTCGCAGGCGCCATCGCGTTCCTGCTGTTCGCAGTCTGGACGTGGCGGGAGGGGCGCGACAGCGGCGACGACGACGTCCAGGTGTCTGAGCCACGGTTCGTGGTGTTCGCGATCGTCTCCTCGTTCGTGCTGGCAGAACTCGGGGACAAGACGATGCTCGCCACCGTGACGCTGGCTAGCGACCACAACTGGGCCGGCGTCTGGATCGGCGCGACCGCGGGCATGGTGCTGGCCGACGGCGTCGCCATCGCGGCAGGCGCCCTCCTGCACAAACGCTTGCCTGCGCGGTTCCTGCACAGCTTGGCCAGTGTCCTGTTCCTGGTGTTCGGACTCTGGCTGCTCTTCGACGGCGCGCTGGGGCTGCGGTGGGCCGCGGTGGCCGCGGTGGGAGCGGTTCTCATCGGCGCAGCGACCGTCGCGGTTCTCCGCCGTAACCGCGAGCGCAGTTCGGACCCGGAGCCGGCCTCGGCGCTCGAAACGCCGGGCCAATCCGCCCGCTAA